From the genome of Pseudophryne corroboree isolate aPseCor3 chromosome 9, aPseCor3.hap2, whole genome shotgun sequence:
CAGTGTTACCCGCAGCTAGAGCCAGTGTTACCCGCAGCTAGAGCCAGTGTTACCCGCAGCTAGAGCCAGTGTTACCCGCAGCTAGAGCCAGTGTTATACTCCGCTAGAGCCAGTGTTATACGCCGCTAGAGCCAGTGTTACCCGCCGCTAGAGCCAGTGTTACCCGCCGCTAGAGCCAGTGTTACCCGCAGCTAGAGCCAGTGTTACCCGCAGCTAGAGCCAGTGTTATACGCCGCTAGAGCCAGTGTTACCCGCCGCTAGAGCCAGTGTTACCCGCAGCTAGAGCCAGTGTTACCCGCAGCTAGAGCCAGTGTTACCCGCAGCTAGAGCCAGTGTTACCCGCAGCTAGAGCCAGTGTTGTGCGCTGCTAGACCCAGTGTAATACGCAGCTAGACCCGGTGTTATACGCAGCTAGACCCAGTGTAATACGCAGCTAGACCCAGTGTAATACGCAGCTAGACCCAGTGTAATACGCAGCTAGACCCAGTGTAATACGCAGCTAGAGCCAGTGTTGTGCGCTGCTAGACCCAGTGTTACCCGCAGCTAGACCCAGTGTTACACGCAGCTAGACCCAGTGCTATACGCCGCTAGACCCGGTGCTATACGCCGCTTGACCCGGTGTTATACGCAGCTAGAGCCAGTGTAATACGCAGGTGGAAGGggagcatatacagtatatttatggcACTAAGAGATGTAATAGGGGTCCCATTACTAAAGCATGTGAAAAACCCAAGAACATTACACAGAGGagtatacacggtggagtcacattattataaccacctcctgcatgtgacgtcggcagcgcgtagcccatgaagtacgtcacgcggcgtgcgctggcttggtgggtatataagatgtgtgataggccgtctgcacacatatcactcgttgctgtcacgggtaaaaggggcgatttatccgagttgcataaagggatgattatcagcttttgggccaagggtggtggtatttctgacacagcgcagtgtgtgacctgttcgcgtgctgctgcggtgaaggtgtatcgtgactggacaaatggcaccattgtgaataaccgacgtgaaaactgcggagcaccacgtgccattgatgtgagaggggaACGTCGGCtacaaggtgcgtgagggccgaccgacaagcTACAGCGGAGCAACTCAGCGTCACAATGTACCTGGGGaccaccagacgtgtgtctaacatgaccgttcagccgtctagctgctgtccgtgccgcacacggcggttactctggctattagctggtgctcataataatgtgactccaccgtgtgtaTACCAGATAGGCTAATAGTGGGAGGgggctgccagcctaagtcagcagGGCCTGCTGGGGATAAAACACCTGATGCAGGGCTAGCACGGATACCTAGCACCTGTAAGGCTATCAGGATGGGCAGATCCATTCCAGCTGGCCCGCGATTTACAGAAGATCCCCCTCCCTGGCACAGCTGGTATTTGTGTTCATGCTGTGAATGTCGCAGTTTCTGGTGCATTATATAGAAGTAACCACTCCTACCCCGCGGCTGGCAGACAGTGGCCCCCGCACAGCTTCTGGTGCATTATATAGAAGTAACCACTCCTACCCCGCGGCTGGCAGACAGTGGCCCCCGCACAGCTTCTGGTGCATTATATAGAAGTAACCACTCCTACCCCGCGGCTGGCAGACAGTGGCCCCCGCACAGCTTCTGGTGCATTATATAGAAGTAACCACTCCTACCCCGCGGCTGGCAGACAGTGGCCCCCGCACAGCTTCTGGTGCATTATATAGAAGTAACCACTCCTACCCCGCGGCTGGCAGACAGTGGCCCCCGCACAGCTTCTGGTGCATTATATAGAAGTAACCACTCCTACCCCGCGGCTGGCAGACAGTGGCCCCCGCACAGCTTCTGGTGCATTATATAGAAGTAACCACTCCTACCCCGCGGCTGGCAGACAGTGGCCCCCGCACAGCTTCTGGTGCATTATATAGAAGTAACCACTCCTACCCCGCGGCTGGCAGACAGTGGCCCCCGCACAGCTTCTGGTGCATTATATAGAAGTAACCACTCCTACCCCGCGGCTGGCAGACAGTGGCCCCCGCACAGCTTCTGGTGCATTATATAGAAGTAACCACTCCTACCCCGCGGCTGGCAGACAGTGGCCCCCGCACAGCTTCTGGTGCATTATATAGAAGTAACCACTCCTACCCCGCAGCTGGCAGACAGTGGCCCCCGCACAGCTTCTGGTGCATTATATAGAAGTAACCACTCCTACCCCGCAGCTGGCAGACAGTGGCCCCCGCACAGCTTCTGGTGCATTATATAGAAGTAACCACTCCTACCCCGCGGCTGGCAGACAGTGGCCCCCGCACAGCTTCTGGTGCATTATATAGAAGTAACCACTCCTACCCCGCAGCTGGCAGACAGTGGCCCCCGCACAGCTTCTGGTGCATTATATAGAAGTAACCACTCCTACCCCGCAGCTGGCAGACAGTGGCCCCCGCACAGCTTCTGGTGCATTATATAGAAGTAACCACTCCTACCCCGCAGCTGGCAGACAGTGGCCCCCGCACAGCTTCTGGTGCATTATATAGAAGTAACCACTCCTACCCCGCAGCTGGCAGACAGTGGCCCCCGCACAGCTTCTGGTGCATTATATAGAAGTAACCACTCCTACCCCGCGGCTGGCAGACAGTGGCCCCCGCACAGCTTCTGGTGCATTATATAGAAGTAACCACTCCTACCCCGCGGCTGGCAGACAGTGGCCCCCACTCATCTGCTAGTTGTGGGGAAGAATTAAATGTAACGTCACGTAGTGTGCCCTCACCAGTATTGTGTGTCCAGAGTGTGAGCAGTGTCAGTGTTACCATACAGTGACGGAACATACGGCTGACGCACGCAGATCATGTGTATTCTTCCTGTTCTCTCCCCAGTTTTCCTTCTTCATGACGGAAGCCATCTTGGTTTTCTCGCCTGACTCCTCCCTACTCCGCTCCTTTTCTCGGACAGCCCGGGTGCGAGCGCACTGGCTTCTCCAGCTGTTGTCggcgctgtgtgctgggctgggcctGTGCGCTATATACTACAACAAGGCGTTGCACGGAAAGCCTCACTTTGTCACATGGCACGGGCTGCTGGGATTGCTGACCGTGATGTGGGCACTGATTCAGAACCTGGGAGGAATAACGCTGCTCTACCCCAAGCTGGTGCAGCGCTGGACCCTGGCCACCCGGAAGCTGTATCACGCCACGTCGGGCCTGCTGGCCTACCTGCTAGGGTGCATCAGCCTTTTACTGGGCATGTGTTCCCTCTGGTTCACCGCCTCCGTCACTGGAGTATCCTGGTACCTGTGCGCCCTGTGTCCGGTTCTCACCGGCCTGGTTATAATGAGCCAGGTCAGCAACGCCTATCTCTACCGCAAGAGGAACTGATACGAGGGCGGACACGCAGAGCGGTATTTTATGTCCGCACCCCTACACACCTGTCATGTGGATGGAACTCGCGGGGTGGGGACGCAGAGCTCCCCCGTATATCATGTGTTCCTAAGTACCACGGATGTATTTAGGCGTCTGAGAAAGTGTCTCACAAGCCGCCTCTACGCGGGCACCAAGCCCCGCTATCGCTCAGTGTTCATTACTGCCATACGTAAGCCAAGATTAAAGGGGTGTTTTTTGGTTTCTAAATTAATTTAAAAACCCATAAAAAGTTAGGCTAAAAATCTAAGTTTGTTTTAAATGCTAAGGACAGAAGACGGGATGCTGGTGGGTTCTCCGTCCTCTTGCTGTGGGTGACCTGGGATTCCTGTTCTGGACGTTGGAGTATTTGGCACCCAGCTGTGCTCCCGCTATATTCTCCCATAAGAAACACGCTCTGCTATGACCGCTATGTTTGCATCGTCTTATTTTAATATCTGATTATTGTGTATATGAGCTGTCGTCTGTGTCGCCATTTTCCATTTCTTCAATAAACACAAttttgagaagaaaaaaaaaagaataaaatatttATAAAAGTTTTGGTTTAGTGCTGACTCGAGAGATGATCTTTGAGGATAAATATGGACAGCTAAAATGATTCATGTCATCGCTTTTATGTAATACTGTCTGTTCCAATTAACCACAcctctataccccagtgtactagttCCCAGTGTCCCCTGGTGGATGACAGAGGAACTGTCTTTACTGTGTTTGGCTCATTCTAACATCTGTAAGGGCTGCTGGGATACGGACATGGCTGTTCTTGGTTGTGGTTTGCGTATACTTGGAAGTGAGATGACGGGCTGCGCTGATCGCCTGCACAAGCCATACTCCATGTATGTACTAAGCGGTGGTCACGTGTAATAGCTGTAGAAGGGGCAGTAAGACTCAGCCTTAGGCTACATATGTACACACATGTAATGCACACGGGTTAGCACTCAGAGCTACGGCAGCGAGCGGAACATGAACGGATATCCTCCAgcaacagaccagacagacagacacttaccTTCGCTGCAGAGGTTAATGCGCCCGAGCTTGTAGATTAGTAATGGGCAACCTCCAAGAGCCACAGGTCCTGCCTTCAAGAGGGccacacaagggtggtcattccgagttgctcgctagcagttttagcagccatgcaaacgctatgccgcctcccactgggagtgtattttatcttagcagaagtgccaacaaaaggatcgcagagcggcgccaaaagtttttttgtgcagcttcagagtagctccagacctactcagcgcttgccatcacttcagactgttcagttccggatttcacgtcacaaacacgccctgcgttcgcccagccatgcctacgtttttcctggcacgcctgcgtttttccgaaaactccctgaaaacggtcagttgacacccagaaacgcctctttcctgtcaatcagtctgcggccagcagtgcgactgaaaagcttcgctagacctagttcgttgtaatagtacgtcgcgcgtgcgcattgcaccgcatacgcatgcgctgaagtgccatttttttgcctcattgctgcagagcgaacgaatgcagctagcgaacaactcggactgaccacCAATACCCCTAATCTAGGTAAGGGTACAACAACACATTTACATGGCAGACAGGGACAACACGCCACCCAGTCTCCTCCCATGATCAGAGAGAGATAAAGGTGGAGGTATTTCCAGCTTTGGCCCATGGTGACGGCTAATGTCCTTATGTTATAGAAGGTGGGCAATGCCCCATATCCAGGGCGTATACACAGCAATAAGCCTGTGCATCGCTATGCAGGATCACCGGGGATGTGGGCTCAGCGCTGGGTGACACTTTACCAGTCAGGTACACGGGCCGCTAAGGGCCACGGTCTGCGTAGAACAAGTGGACTTGTATGCTTATATACAACCAATTAtgaagagatttatcaaagcttggggagagataaagtccaACCAATCACGTTACAGGTGGTGTTTGgacaatgacaggagctgattggtactttatctctctccaacctttgataGATCTCCCCCCACACCCCTAGCTCCAGATTACTCACACTGTGtacgggttcggtatgatttaccggcagccaAAATATCGACACTGTCATAAtgccgacattcattatgctgacatgttcaataTGCCAACATAGAATACCGCCAGTAGAAAtggcgacatgtcaaaataccgacatgagcttTTTCGTGTCAATGTGGACATGGGCACCatctaagtgtaccacgtcccatcGAGTGGTTCGCCATGCTGCGCccggcacactattatatccctCCTCCAGGTAAAGTATGAGCAAGTCGGTTtatgggcaaaaattccttaaaaccgcatgtcggcatttcaaatgtcactATTCTGATTATGTCgatattttgaacatgtcggcataacgaatgttggtattttgactgtctgtcaatgattgttgggattatgaccgtctgtaAATCAGCTGCTCCCCCTGTGCACACGTCCCACGTATACACCAACACTAAGTGATTTAGGAATCATTGTTTGCATTCCTAATGCGGCGCCTCCCACTGTGCTGACATGCTGTACATATAAAGGGATATGATGCCCATGGTACCCCTGGCACTGTCAGCTGCACGGCACACTCCTGTAATCCCCTGCTATAAATATTCTCCTCTGTCTCCTGGTACAACACCACCATCTGCCGCTGACTGCGCGTCACTCAGCACCGGTGTCCAGGGAATCCTCTCTGCCTTCCCGAccatctgtacttaccctgatcactgccctgcacctcatctccctgcagctctatctcattcccttctctgccccatccaggacatctgtacttaccctgatcactgccctgcgcctcatctccctgcagctctgtctcattcccttctctgccccatccaggacatctgtacttaccctgatcactgccctgcacctcatctccctgcagctctgtctcattcccttctctgccccatccaggacaattgtacttaccctgatcactgccctgcgcctcatctccctgcagctctgtctcattcccttctctgcccccatccaggacatctgtacttaccctgatcactgccctgcacctcatctccctgcagctctgtctcttctctgcccccatccaggacatctgtacttaccttgatcactgccctgcacctcatctccctgcagctctgtctcattcccttctctgccccatccaggacatctgtacttaccctgatcactgccctgcacctcatctccctgcagctgtctcattcccttctctgccccatccaggacatctgtacttaccctgatcactgccctgcacctcatctccctgcagctctatctcattcccttctctgccccatccaggacatctgtacttaccctgatcactgccctgcacctcatctccctgcagctctgtctcattcccttctctgccccatccaggacatctgtacttaccctgatcactgccctgcgcctcatctccctgcagctctgtctcattcccttctctgcccccatccaggacatctgtacttaccctgatcactgccctgcacctcatctccctgcagctctgtctcttctctgcccccatccaggacatctgtacttaccctgatcactgccctgcgcctcatctccctgcagctctgtctcttctctgcccccatccaggacatctgtacctaccctgatcactgccctgcacctcatctccctgcagctctgtctcattcccttctctgccccatccaggacatctgtacttaccctgatcactgccctgcacctcatctcccCGCAGCTCTGTctcttctctgccccatccaggacatctgtacttaccctgatcactgccctgcacctcatctccctgcagctctgtctcttctctgcccccatccaggacatctgtacttaccctgatcactgccctgcacctcatctccctgcagctctgtctcttctctgcccccatccaggacatctgtacttaccctgatcactgccctgcacctcatctccctgcagctctgtgtcttctctgcccccatccaggacatctgtacttaccctgatcactgccctgcacctcatctccctgcagctctgtctcattcccttctctgccccatccaggacatctgtacttaccctgatcactgccctacgcctcatctccctgcagctctgtctcattcccttctctgcccccatccaggacatctgtacttaccctgcTCACTGCCCTGCGCCTCATCTACCTGCAGCTCTGTctcttctctgccccatccaggacatctgtacttaccctgatcactgccctgcgcctcatctccctgcagctctgtctcattctcttctctgcccccatccaggacatctgtacttaccctgatcactgccctgcacctcatctccctgcagctctgtctcattcccttctctgccccatccaggacatctgtacttaccctgatcactgccctgcacctcatctccctgcagctctgtctcattcccttctctgcccccatccaggacatctgtacttaccctgatcactgccctgcacctcatctccctgcagctctgtctcttCTCTGCCCCATCtaggacatctgtacttaccctgatcactgccctgcacctcatctccctgcagctctgtctcttctctgccccatccaggacatctgtacttaccctgatcactgccctgcacctcatctccctgcagctgtctcattcccttctctgccccatccaggacatctgtacttaccctgatcactgccctgcacctcatctccctgcagctctgtctcattcccttctctgcccccatccaggacatctgtacttaccctgatcactgccctgcacctcatctccctgcagctctgtctcttctctgccccatccaggacatctgtacttaccctgatcactgccctgcacctcatctccctgcagctctgtctcattcccttctctgccccatctaggacatctgtacttaccctgatcactgccctgcacctcatctccctgcagctctgtctcttctctgccccatccaggacatctgtacttaccctgatcactgccctgcacctcatctcccCGCAGCTCTGTCTCTTCTCtgcccccatccaggacatctgtacttaccctgatcactgccctgcacctcatctccctgcagctctgtctcttctctgccccatccaggacatctgtacttaccctgatcactgccctgcacctcatctccctgcagctctgtctcattcccttctctgcccccatccaggacatatgtacttaccctgatcactgccctgcacctcatctccctgcagctctgtctcattcccttctctgcccccacccaggacatctgtacttaccctgatcactgccctgcacctcatctccctgcagctctgtctcttctctgcccccatccaggacatctgtacctaccctgatcactgccctgcacctcatctccctgcagctctgtctcattcccttctctgccccatccaggacatctgtacttaccctgatcactgccctacgcctcatctccctgcagctctgtctcattcccttctctgcccccatccaggacatctgtacttaccctgatcactgccctgcgcctcatctccctgcagctctgtctcattcccttctctgcccccatccaggacatctgtacttaccctgatcactgccctgcacctcatctccctgcagctctgtctcattcccttctctgcccccatccaggacatctgtacttaccctgatcactgcagctctgtctcattcccttctctgccccatccaggacatctgtacttaccctgatcactgccctgcacctcatctccctgcagctccgtctcattcccttctctgcccccatccaggacatctgtacttaccctgatcactgccctgcacctcatctccctgcagctctgtctcattcccttctctgcccccatccaggacatctgtacttaccctgatcactgccctgcgcctcatctccctgcagctctgtctcattcccttctctgccccatccaggacatctgtacttaccctgatcactgccctgcgcctcatctccctgcagctctgtctcatCCCCTTCTCTGaccccatccaggacatctgtacttaccctgatcactgccctgcacctcatctccctgcagctctgtctcattcccttctctgaccccatccaggacatctgtacttaccctgatcactgccctgcacctcatctccctgcagctctgtctcattcccttctctgcccccatccaggacatctgtacttaccctgatcactgccctgcacctcatcttcctgcagctctgtctcattcccttctctgccccatccaggacatctgtacttaccctgatcactgccctgcacctcatctccctgcagctctgtctcattcccttctctgccccatccaggacatctgtacttaccctgatcactgccctgcgcctcatctccctgcagctctgtctcattcccttatctgcccccatccaggacatctgtacttaccctgatcactgccctgcatctcatctccctgcagctctgtctcattcccttatctgcccccatccaggacatctgtacttaccctgatcactgccctgcatctcatctccctgcagctctgtctcattcccttctctgccccatccaggacatctgtacttaccctgatcactgccctgcacctcatctccctgcagctctgtctcattcccttctctgcccccatccaggacatctgtacttaccctgatcactgccctgcacctcatctccctgcagctctgtctcattcccttctctgccccatccaggacatctgtacttaccctgatcactgcc
Proteins encoded in this window:
- the LOC134958643 gene encoding transmembrane reductase CYB561D2, which encodes MAQGSDMDTRLHRTLRLISGAAAHLTAVIFTISISCVAQPGTTLFSWHPFLMTLAFSFFMTEAILVFSPDSSLLRSFSRTARVRAHWLLQLLSALCAGLGLCAIYYNKALHGKPHFVTWHGLLGLLTVMWALIQNLGGITLLYPKLVQRWTLATRKLYHATSGLLAYLLGCISLLLGMCSLWFTASVTGVSWYLCALCPVLTGLVIMSQVSNAYLYRKRN